In Humulus lupulus chromosome 7, drHumLupu1.1, whole genome shotgun sequence, the following are encoded in one genomic region:
- the LOC133792027 gene encoding uncharacterized protein LOC133792027, producing MVLYAQRKFIIERNYVLGDHRPFGVLTMLQDRQWTGSLVKFSGFVDRIIKEFYANLTNEIIEPSSPLYNKVFVRGHWFSFSPQDIALALHLPLDVEDDVDGASLDKDMVITELVGQKMVWPSNTIISVSNLTYTYAVLHKFATTNWKPTSHTATISFDMASFLYKVGTGLGINLGSVIHDQIIGFRKGNRKNLNLPFPQVIYKVLSMQKKDLQRDQEDLVAPTTAASYKASASPTEVTAAPSSKKVKPQSLKIASDDIPHASSSVATDSGLVATEIAAVRASVDSLTARVMSLEGLQRSVLEAVQDPVV from the coding sequence ATGGTTCTATATGCTCAAAGGAAATTTATCATTGAAAGAAATTATGTCTTGGGTGATCATCGTCCTTTTGGTGTGCTAACAATGCTTCAAGATCGACAATGGACAGGTTCTTTGGTTAAATTTTCtggttttgtggatagaataatcaaggaattctatgccaatcttACTAATGAAATTATTGAACCTTCATCTCCTCTGTATAACAAAGTGTTTGTTAGGGGCCAttggttctctttttctcctcaaGACATTGCTCTTGCTTTGCATCTTCCCCTTGATGTCGAAGATGATGTTGATGGTGCCTCTCTTGACAAGGACATGGTTATCACTGAATTGGTAGGTCAAAAAATGGTATGGCCATCTAATACAATCATCTCGGTCTCCAATCTCACCTACACTTATGCTGTTCTCCATAAGTTTGCCACAACAAATTGGAAGCCCACTTCTCACACCGCCACTATCTCTTTTGATATGGCCTCATTTTTGTACAAGGTGGGGACCGGTCTTGGTATAAATTTGGGTTCGGTTATTCATGATCAAATCATTGGGTTTCGCAAAGGTAACAGGAAAAACTTGAATCTTCCTTTTCCTCaagttatttataaagtgttgagtaTGCAGAAAAAAGATCTCCAACGTGATCAAGAAGACTTGGTGGCACCCACTACTGCTGCTTCCTACAAAGCCTCTGCCTCTCCTACTGAAGTCACTGCTGCTCCGTCCTCCAAGAAAGTCAAGCCCCAATCCCTGAAGATTGCCTCGGATGACATTCCTCATGCCTCCTCCTCTGTTGCCACAGATTCAGGACTTGTTGCAACCGAAATAGCTGCTGTTCGAGCCTCTGTTGATTCTTTGACTGCTCGAGTGATGTCACTTGAAGGATTGCAACGTTCTGTGTTGGAAGCTGTTCAAGATCCAgttgtttag